A window of the Natronomonas salina genome harbors these coding sequences:
- a CDS encoding HalOD1 output domain-containing protein — protein MPNDDDSQSINVDSITTRVVKRIAIMEGVDPLELQPPLYSIIDIDAVEGLFASAADDRPEGTISVEFEYQGYQVTIESDDEVYVRVKQTDGSN, from the coding sequence ATGCCGAACGACGACGACTCACAGTCGATAAATGTAGACTCGATAACCACTCGGGTCGTGAAGCGGATAGCGATCATGGAGGGCGTCGATCCGCTCGAACTACAGCCGCCCCTCTACTCCATCATCGATATCGACGCTGTAGAAGGCCTCTTTGCGTCTGCAGCGGACGATCGTCCGGAAGGGACGATCAGCGTCGAATTCGAGTATCAGGGCTATCAGGTCACCATCGAATCCGACGACGAAGTCTACGTCAGAGTGAAACAGACGGATGGATCGAACTGA
- a CDS encoding helix-turn-helix transcriptional regulator — protein sequence MHDLTGFQRDLLYVVAGLDEPHGLAIKDELEDYYEKEIHHGRLYPNLDTLVEKGLVEKSQRDRRTNQYTTTRRGKRELDARTEWEAQYIDR from the coding sequence ATGCACGACCTGACAGGATTCCAGCGTGATCTGCTCTACGTCGTCGCGGGACTTGACGAACCCCACGGATTAGCGATCAAAGACGAACTCGAGGACTACTACGAGAAGGAGATCCACCACGGCCGCCTCTACCCCAACCTCGACACGCTCGTCGAGAAGGGGCTCGTCGAGAAGAGCCAGCGTGACCGCCGGACGAACCAGTACACCACCACCCGCCGAGGCAAGCGGGAACTCGATGCCCGTACCGAGTGGGAAGCCCAGTACATCGACCGCTGA